The Parambassis ranga chromosome 1, fParRan2.1, whole genome shotgun sequence genome includes a region encoding these proteins:
- the rnf24 gene encoding RING finger protein 24 isoform X2 encodes MSSDFPYYSFRMPNIGFQNLPLNIYIVVFGTAIFVFILSLLFCCYLIRLRHQAHKELYAYKQVIQKEKVKELNLHEICAVCLEEFKQKDELGICPCKHAFHRKCLIKWLEVRKVCPLCNMPVLELAQQASSTDASVPVQQPLPGIENLV; translated from the exons ATGAGCTCCGATTTCCCATACTACAGTTTCAGGATGCCAAATATAGGGTTCCAGAACCTTCCCCTTAATATCTACATTGTGGTGTTTGGGACAGCCATCTTTGTCTTTATCCTCAGCCTCCTGTTCTGCTGCTACTTAATAAG GTTACGGCACCAGGCACACAAAGAGCTATATGCTTACAAACAa GTTATTCAGAAGGAAAAAGTAAAGGAGTTAAATTTGCATGAG ataTGTGCAGTGTGCTTGGAGGAGTTCAAACAGAAAGATGAGTTGGGGATTTGTCCATGCAAACATGCCTTTCATAGAAA GTGCCTAATTAAGTGGTTGGAGGTGAGAAAAGTGTGCCCGCTGTGCAACATGCCCGTCTTGGAGCTTGCTCAGCAGGCCAGCAGCACGGATGCATCTGTGCCAGTACAGCAGCCTTTGCCCGGCATCGAGAACCTAGTGTAG